The Flavobacteriales bacterium genome contains the following window.
CCAGAGCGATCGGGAAGACGGCCTAGACCAATTGATCAACTACATCAACAACGAGCAGATCGGCCTGCCCGTACCGACGGAAATGGTGAGCGGCTCTGATGACGGCATCCTGCACAGCGTGCGCATCACCGAGGACAAATTCGCGCAGGGGGATGTGCGCTTGGTGAATTTCAGGACGTACTACTTCATGGTCATCGCTTACGCGCACAATGAGTGGAAGCCTTACAACCCAGTGGAACGTTCCGGTCAGGCCTACCCTTACTTGGCGAGCCGCAGGGCCTTCAATGGCGCGGGCATCACGAGCATTGCGGTGGTGCCGCACAAGCCGGTGCCCGAAGCGTTCGGCACCGTGCAGCAGGCGCAGTACGGTGATGAACCGCCGATCACGCGTGTCGAGGGCCAGGGCCATGGCAACCTGCCGATCCTCATCGATGAGGGAACGGAACGCGCGATCATCAACGATCCGGATGGCCGGGTGGATGAACTCACGTACAAAGCGGGCATGGGCCCTGTGAGCGTGCGGGTCATCGACCCCCTGCGTGTTCCAGCAGCGGAGTTCGAACTGCGCTTCACGAACATGACCACGGACCATGTGCCCATAAGCGATTGGGTGCTCACCAACCTGTCCACGGGGGAAACGGTGACAAGCCAACGCAGCATCGCCGTCGCCGAAGACCAGCTGATCCCGCAATGGGGCTTGAGCGTAATGATCGAACAGAGCACATGGGACACGGTGTACTTCCAGCAGGACAACTTCGTTGGGCTTGAGAAGGAGGTGAACATCCGCGCGTTGCAAGGCGAGCTATCATTCGAAGACACGGACAAGGACTGGCTCACGGGCGTGGTGGACGAGGACGGTCCTGTGCCGTTCAACTGGATCCGCGGGGGTATAGAGTGGAACACGGATTCCGGGGGCTACGATCGGTATGACGACCGCCCGGGCTTCGACATGGATGAAGCGTACGAGCAGTTGCTGGGTGGCACATGGGCGCCCTTCGCGCTGGCCGGTGAAGAAGAGTTCCACCCCATTAGCAAGGACGTGCTCGATGACGTGAAGAACGGCTTCGACCTGCGGACGCTGCCCGATGTGGTGGTGGTCTTCACCCCGGACCGTGACAAGTGGAGCCGGTGCCCGGTGCTGGAGATGCAGGACAATCCACTGCTTGCCGATACTGCACCGAAGCTCTGGTTGCGCAATGATCCCAGTGTGGACAAGAACGGCGACCCGGACGGCACGGGTACGGGCATGGGCTGGTTCCCGGGTTATGCCATCGACCTTGGCACGGGCGAGCGGCTGAACATCGGTTTCGGCGAAGACAGTCATTTGGTGGGCGAGAACGGGAACGACATGAAGTGGAACCCGACGGCACGACTGGCCACCAACCTGGGTGCGCCCGTTATCGGCGGGCAACATTGGGTTTTCGTATGGCGCAACGAACGGCGCACCGATGCCAATGCCAACAGGGTCCCACAGTACGATGGTGGCGAATACATCCGTCAAGGTTTGCAGTCGGGCACTTTCCTCGGGCGCCAGCGGGTATGGAACGCGATAGCCTGGGTGGGCAGCACCATGCTGGCCGAAGGGCACACGCTCTTGGAATGCGAGGCACGGGTGCGGCTGAACGTTGCGAGACCTTATGAGCCGTACGTGCAGCCTTTTGCGTCGTACGAACCGGCCATTGACCCACAGCTGAACGATGGGCTGCCGCTGTACCGGTTCAGCACGCAGGGCCTCGCCGTGCAGACCATGCAGCAGCCGGTAGCGGAGGAAGCGTTGGACATCATCGGCGTGGTGCCCAATCCGTACTACGCGTTCAGCGGCTACGAAACGGACCGCTTGGACAATCGCATCAAGTTCATCAACCTCCCGCAGCGGTGCAGTATCAGCATCTACAGCGTCAGCGGCACGCTCATCCGCAGGTTGAACAAGGACAATGGGCTTACATACATGGACTGGGACCTGCTCAATGCATCGAGCGTTCCCATAGCGGGAGGAACCTACCTGTGCCATGTGGAGGCCCCGGGCCTTGGCGAGCGGGTCCTGAAATGGTTCGGGGTGATGAGGCCCGTGGACCTGCAGAGCTTCTGAACCAAGAGGCCCGGCCATCGGCCGGGCCTCTTGGTTTCCTGCGACCGGTCCTGCTGTAACCAAGGTCGGGCGGGCGCCGTAGAAAGCCTGCACCAACGACCATCGTCATGGAACGCAACGCACCCACGGGTCTCAGTTTCGAGCAGCATGGCGACGTGCTCATGCTGCGCTACAAGCCCAACAGCGGCGAGGCCTTGTTCGACATCTGTGATCGTGCCGGGCACATCCTCAAGAGCGGTGGCATCACCGGCTTGGAGACGCGCATCCGCATTGCTGAGCTGATGGGAGAAGAGCTCTACGTAATGGTGCTGGACGGCGACAACAGCACGGTGCAGCAGTTGAGCTTGAGCAAGGCGTCCTAGGGACAAAGAAGCAGCGGAGCCGCGATAGGATGCGCTTAATCCTATCGCGGCTCCGGCGTTTTCCACCGTTCATGCAACGATTCATGCCGCTACTAGGCTAAAAGATGAAGCAAGGCGCGCTGCGCCCAAAGGCGCGATTCTTTGTGCAGTAGGAGAGTTGGTTGGGTTGGCGTCAAGGCCTAGGTTGGAACCAGGGCTTTGCTCTTCTCCACCGTCGCGCGATCACTTCTTGTCGTGCCGAATGCCCACCTCGGCTACATTGCCCGCACCTAACCGTTCGGCATGTCAAAAAATGTGGAGTCCTGGGGCTCGCGCGTGGGCCTCATCCTGGCCATGGCAGGTAATGCCGTGGGCTTGGGAAACTTCCTGCGCTTTCCGGTTCAGGCCATCCAGAACGGTGGCGGCGCTTTCATCATTCCGTATCTGGTTTGCTTTCTATTGATGGGCATACCGCTGCTTTGGGTGGAGTGGAGCATGGGACGCTTTGGCGGCCGCAAAGGGAACCACAGCACGCCCTTCATCCTGCACGAAATGGACCCCAAGCGGGCCCTTTGGAAGTACATCGGTGTGTTCGGCATCTTCACGAACATCGCCGTTGCAGCCTACTACTGTTATTTGGAGAGTTGGACATTGAGCTACCTGTGGCACAGCATCGCCGGCACGTTCAATGGTCAAACCGCCGAGCAAGTGGCGGGCTTCTTCGGTAACTACGTGGACATCAACACATCCATGACGGGGATCCCCTACGAACCTATCGTGTTCTGGGTCGTCTGCTTGGTGCTCAATACCTGGATCTTGGCGCAAGGTCTTAGCGGTGGTGTTGAGAAGGTGGCGAAAGTCGGAATGCCTTTGCTGATCCTGTTCGGCATCATCCTCGCCTTTCAGGGCATCACCCTCAAAGCCGGTGAGCATGGGGCAGTGAACGACGGTACCATGGGCCTCAACTTCCTATGGACCCCCGATTACAGCAGCATATGGAGCGGCAAGGTGTGGTTGGCGGCCGCGGGCCAGATCTTCTTCACCCTCAGCGTGGGCATGGGCAGCATACAGTGCTATGCGAGCTACGTTAAGAAGAAGGACGACATAGCGCTGAACGCGATGAGCGCAGGTTGGATGAACGAGTTCGTGGAAGTGGTGCTCGGCGCCAGCATCATCATACCCATCAGCATCGGTTATCTCGGCATTGATAAGGTGGTGGAGATGACCCGGAGCGGCGGTCTAGGGCTTGGCTTCAAGACGCTGCCCTACCTCTTTACGCAGTGGGGCCCGACCTTGGCATTGGTGGCCGGCGTTTGCTGGTTCGGTTTGCTGTTCTTCGCGGGCATCACCAGTTCGCTGGCCATGGGAACACCCGTAATGGGTTTCTTGAAAGACGAATTCGGGTGGAAGCATAAACCGGCGGCATGGTTCTTCGGGCTCATCATTTTGGTTCTCGGCCTGCCGTGCGTGCTGTATTTCAAGGAGGGTGTGTTCGATGAGTACGACTATTGGGCGGGCACGGTGGGATTGGTGGTGTTCGCGCTTTTCGAGATCATCCTCTTCGCCTGGATCTTCGGAATGGACAAAGGCTGGAAGGAGATCAATGCGGGCGCCGACATCAAGGTGCCAGTGGTCTTCAAGTACATCATCATGTTCGTGACCCCCTTCTTCATTGCTGTCGTGTTCCTGGGCTCGTTGCCGGGCATTTGGGACAAGATCACCGCCGCCGGCCTGCCTTGGCAGGTACATGGTGCACGGATACTCCTGCTGCTCATGTTCCTCACCATTGCGTGGTTCGTGCGCGTGGCGTACCTGAAGCGCAAGGCCAACTTGAAAGCCCGGGCAAAATGAACACCGAAGCACTTGTCCTGATGATCGTTGCGATGGGCACGGTCATCTCACTTACCGGCTACTTCTTCTACCGCGTGCTCACGGCCAAACCGAAGCCCGAGCCCGACAGCTACACCGACGACGACAACGACGAGTAGCATGGAGCGTTTCACCGGTCTCATCGGCGTGGCCCTCATCCTGGGCCTTGCCTTCCTGGCCAGCAACAATCGCAAACGCATCAACTACCGTTTGGTGCTTAGCGGCATCGGATTGCAGGTGCTCATTGCGGTGCTCATTTTCAAGGTGGACATCGTGAAGCGTGCGTTCCAATGGCTCGGTCGGCGCATGGGCGATGTGGAGCATGCGGCCCGCAAAGGCGCTGAGTTCGTGTGGGGCGGCATCGGAGTGGACCATTTCGACGGAACCATCGGCACGTTCATGCAAGGCGGTTTCATTTTCGCGTTCAACATCACCGCCACCATCATTCTCGTTTGCGTGCTGGTAGCCATCCTCTACCACCTCAAGGTGATGCAGTTCATCGTGGGCGTCGTGGCCAAGGCGATGAACTTCGTGATGCGTGTGAGCGGTGCGGAAGCGCTGAGCAATGTGGCCAGTGCGTTCGTCGGACAGGTCGAGGCGCAGGTGATGATCCGGCCCTATCTGGCAGGCATGACGAAGAGTGAGTTGCTCGCAAGCATGACAGGTTCACTGGCCTGTATCGCTGGAGGTATCCTTATCGTTTACGTGGGCATGGGCGAGCGCGCCGGTATGGACCTCGCCGCCAACCTCATTGCCGCCAGTCTGATGGCAGCGCCCGGGGCCTTGGTCATCAGCAAGATCGTGTGGCCGGAGACGGAAGAGAGCCAGACCATGGGCAGCGTGAAGCTTGAGGTGAAGAGCAACTATGTGAACGTGATCGACGCCATCGGCCATGGCGCCGGGGACGGCTTCAAGATCGCCATGAACGTGATCGCCATGCTCATCGGCTTCATTTCGCTCATTGCCCTCATCAATTACCTGATGACGACCATCGGTCACGCGTGCGGGCTCGACTTCGCACTCACCCTCGATTGGGTCTTCGGAAAGCTGTTCACCCCGCTGGCCTGGACCATGGGCGTGCCTTCCGAGGACCTCACCAGTGTGGCCACGCTGCTCGGTGAGAAGCTCACAGTGAACGAGTTCCTCGCCTTCCAGCACCTGAGCGACGGCACACAGAAAGTCGTCACGGAAAAGGGCTTGCTGATCGTGAGCATCGCCATCTGCGGCTTCGCCAACTTCAGCAGTGTGGGCATGCAGATCGGTGGTATTGGTGAGCTGGCGCCCACCCGCCGTGCCGACCTGGCCAAGCTCGGTTTGAAGGCGCTCTTCTGCGGTACCCTGGCCAGTTACATGAGCGCGACGCTGGCGGGTATCCTCATGTGACGAAGCCATAC
Protein-coding sequences here:
- a CDS encoding sodium-dependent transporter; the encoded protein is MSKNVESWGSRVGLILAMAGNAVGLGNFLRFPVQAIQNGGGAFIIPYLVCFLLMGIPLLWVEWSMGRFGGRKGNHSTPFILHEMDPKRALWKYIGVFGIFTNIAVAAYYCYLESWTLSYLWHSIAGTFNGQTAEQVAGFFGNYVDINTSMTGIPYEPIVFWVVCLVLNTWILAQGLSGGVEKVAKVGMPLLILFGIILAFQGITLKAGEHGAVNDGTMGLNFLWTPDYSSIWSGKVWLAAAGQIFFTLSVGMGSIQCYASYVKKKDDIALNAMSAGWMNEFVEVVLGASIIIPISIGYLGIDKVVEMTRSGGLGLGFKTLPYLFTQWGPTLALVAGVCWFGLLFFAGITSSLAMGTPVMGFLKDEFGWKHKPAAWFFGLIILVLGLPCVLYFKEGVFDEYDYWAGTVGLVVFALFEIILFAWIFGMDKGWKEINAGADIKVPVVFKYIIMFVTPFFIAVVFLGSLPGIWDKITAAGLPWQVHGARILLLLMFLTIAWFVRVAYLKRKANLKARAK
- a CDS encoding NupC/NupG family nucleoside CNT transporter — translated: MERFTGLIGVALILGLAFLASNNRKRINYRLVLSGIGLQVLIAVLIFKVDIVKRAFQWLGRRMGDVEHAARKGAEFVWGGIGVDHFDGTIGTFMQGGFIFAFNITATIILVCVLVAILYHLKVMQFIVGVVAKAMNFVMRVSGAEALSNVASAFVGQVEAQVMIRPYLAGMTKSELLASMTGSLACIAGGILIVYVGMGERAGMDLAANLIAASLMAAPGALVISKIVWPETEESQTMGSVKLEVKSNYVNVIDAIGHGAGDGFKIAMNVIAMLIGFISLIALINYLMTTIGHACGLDFALTLDWVFGKLFTPLAWTMGVPSEDLTSVATLLGEKLTVNEFLAFQHLSDGTQKVVTEKGLLIVSIAICGFANFSSVGMQIGGIGELAPTRRADLAKLGLKALFCGTLASYMSATLAGILM
- a CDS encoding T9SS C-terminal target domain-containing protein, with protein sequence MKQLRAPAGTLHLANLLNVPRSSFSLRLFLLLFVLDSSSTVIAEHLPPGVQPVPHVARAEGCAPATGKSELDLNNVRALVETGGNMWQDRGADKPGYEVPKTHDRSGPDPIFAGALWLGGRSPDNVLKLAAVTYRAQGNDFWPGPLTTNGNASITGDQCNTYDEIWKTHRLDVERHVAYERCKRDPLCNEAVEFPGYTMPPVFLEWPAHGNTALNESEFLAPFFDLDSDDQYNPEDGDAPGYNLDPIVECKGINRNDAVPLFGDQNLWWVFNDNGNQHTETGGRAIGMEVRAQAFAFATNDEVNNMTFYNYQLINQGTQTLLNTYFGQWVDADIGCANDDYVGCDVQRGLAYAYNGQAVDDDCNGNPGYGEQPPALGIDFFQGPYQDPDGVDNPLTTNYADAVAQDGIPYEGLGVGYGDGIADNERYGMRAFIYYNGGGGGQGDPELAVEYYNYMQARWLDNSPMLYGGSGHFSDPDADPNTPTSYMFPGNSDPVGWATGGVVQDAWTEEGSGNEEDDRRLFQSAGPFRLDPGAVNNLTVGVVWARATTGGPFASVEQMRVADDKAQALFDNCFKLLDGPDAPRITHQELDREVILFLSNPSGNNVGEGYTQVDPIIPDHYTVNDTDTVVTDRFYRFQGYQLYQVKDATVSVDQLNDVNVARLVFQSDREDGLDQLINYINNEQIGLPVPTEMVSGSDDGILHSVRITEDKFAQGDVRLVNFRTYYFMVIAYAHNEWKPYNPVERSGQAYPYLASRRAFNGAGITSIAVVPHKPVPEAFGTVQQAQYGDEPPITRVEGQGHGNLPILIDEGTERAIINDPDGRVDELTYKAGMGPVSVRVIDPLRVPAAEFELRFTNMTTDHVPISDWVLTNLSTGETVTSQRSIAVAEDQLIPQWGLSVMIEQSTWDTVYFQQDNFVGLEKEVNIRALQGELSFEDTDKDWLTGVVDEDGPVPFNWIRGGIEWNTDSGGYDRYDDRPGFDMDEAYEQLLGGTWAPFALAGEEEFHPISKDVLDDVKNGFDLRTLPDVVVVFTPDRDKWSRCPVLEMQDNPLLADTAPKLWLRNDPSVDKNGDPDGTGTGMGWFPGYAIDLGTGERLNIGFGEDSHLVGENGNDMKWNPTARLATNLGAPVIGGQHWVFVWRNERRTDANANRVPQYDGGEYIRQGLQSGTFLGRQRVWNAIAWVGSTMLAEGHTLLECEARVRLNVARPYEPYVQPFASYEPAIDPQLNDGLPLYRFSTQGLAVQTMQQPVAEEALDIIGVVPNPYYAFSGYETDRLDNRIKFINLPQRCSISIYSVSGTLIRRLNKDNGLTYMDWDLLNASSVPIAGGTYLCHVEAPGLGERVLKWFGVMRPVDLQSF